Proteins encoded by one window of uncultured Celeribacter sp.:
- a CDS encoding HAD-IIIA family hydrolase produces the protein MADLPAMTPAPSIQQTPVAILLGGKGTRLGLKDRPKPMVDFMGAPLLERAVRQLVAQGFTDLVFLTGHMGDVIERHFENGARFGAQIHYVHEDIPLGTARATRAAADHLGSGFVLLYGDVAFDIDLVKFVSQAKAWGGDGTLFVHPNDHPFDSDLVASDSDTHRIHAFLNKPHSAALQARNLVNAGLYYLTPNVFDHIPEGDALFDWGRDVFPNAIRNGAELYAYRSAEYIKDVGTPDRIVKAEKAVSSGLVQARSMRHRQRAVFLDRDGVINKEIDGVHRPEQFELLPQLAQTIAEINRSHFLSIGITNQPDIAKGFFTFEDLELVLCEMDAQLSEGGAYLDDLYYCPHHPEAGHEGEVPELKRPCTCRKPAPGMLVKAAEDYNIDLTRSYMIGDRISDLQAGRAAGCRTIFVHRNAGQGIEHDTPDALLALADHVAKDVSEAWALIKKDDAP, from the coding sequence ATGGCTGACCTTCCCGCCATGACGCCCGCCCCCAGCATTCAACAGACACCTGTCGCCATCCTTCTGGGAGGCAAGGGAACCCGCCTCGGATTGAAAGACCGCCCCAAACCCATGGTCGATTTCATGGGGGCGCCACTTTTGGAAAGAGCGGTCCGGCAACTCGTTGCACAGGGCTTCACCGATCTGGTCTTTCTGACCGGCCATATGGGCGATGTCATCGAAAGGCATTTTGAAAACGGCGCGCGTTTTGGCGCCCAAATTCACTATGTTCACGAAGACATCCCGCTCGGAACAGCCCGCGCCACGCGCGCCGCCGCCGACCATCTCGGTTCGGGCTTTGTCCTGCTTTACGGCGATGTGGCCTTTGACATTGATCTCGTCAAATTCGTGTCTCAGGCCAAGGCCTGGGGCGGCGACGGGACCCTCTTTGTGCACCCCAACGACCACCCGTTCGACAGCGATCTCGTGGCCTCCGACAGCGACACCCATCGCATCCATGCCTTTCTCAACAAACCGCATTCCGCCGCGTTGCAAGCCCGCAATCTGGTGAACGCCGGCTTGTATTACCTGACGCCCAATGTGTTCGACCACATCCCCGAAGGCGATGCGCTGTTCGATTGGGGCCGGGACGTGTTTCCCAACGCCATCAGGAACGGGGCCGAGCTTTATGCCTATCGCTCTGCTGAATACATCAAGGACGTGGGCACGCCGGATCGCATCGTCAAAGCCGAAAAGGCAGTGAGCTCAGGCCTCGTGCAGGCGCGCTCCATGCGCCATCGGCAACGCGCCGTCTTTCTGGATCGGGACGGCGTCATCAACAAAGAAATCGACGGCGTGCACAGACCAGAGCAGTTCGAGCTTTTGCCACAGCTCGCCCAAACCATCGCCGAGATCAACCGCTCGCATTTCCTGTCGATCGGGATCACAAATCAGCCGGACATCGCCAAGGGCTTTTTCACCTTCGAGGACCTGGAACTGGTCCTGTGCGAAATGGATGCCCAACTGAGCGAGGGCGGCGCTTATCTGGACGATTTGTACTATTGCCCGCATCATCCCGAAGCCGGGCATGAGGGCGAAGTGCCGGAGCTTAAGAGACCCTGTACCTGCCGCAAACCCGCCCCGGGCATGTTGGTGAAGGCCGCAGAGGACTACAATATCGACCTGACGCGGTCTTATATGATCGGCGACAGGATTTCGGATCTGCAAGCGGGGCGCGCTGCCGGTTGTCGCACAATCTTCGTACACAGAAACGCCGGGCAGGGCATCGAACACGACACACCGGACGCGTTGCTTGCGCTTGCCGATCATGTCGCGAAAGATGTCTCCGAGGCTTGGGCCCTGATCAAAAAGGATGATGCGCCGTGA
- a CDS encoding SIS domain-containing protein, translated as MTGLLKDDPRWRNVSLANGGAAEYAKNYANSLSEGLSSVNGTKLDQALQAIEACSVAGGTLYLAGNGGSAAICDHLVCDFVKGTYHVAHPPIRAISLTENVALYTAIANDFHFENVFSFQLQARMRPEDILIAVSSSGNSENIIRAVAQAQKIGAKTIGLSGFDGGRLNDMSEIPLHVAVNNYGVVEDAHSALLHIMVQMIGQKRDGVNAK; from the coding sequence ATGACAGGGCTCCTTAAAGATGATCCGCGCTGGCGCAACGTATCCCTTGCGAATGGCGGCGCCGCGGAATACGCGAAAAATTACGCGAACTCTCTTTCTGAAGGCCTGTCGTCCGTCAATGGCACAAAGCTTGATCAAGCGCTTCAGGCCATCGAAGCCTGCAGCGTCGCCGGCGGGACACTCTATCTTGCCGGGAATGGCGGATCTGCCGCAATTTGCGACCATCTGGTCTGCGATTTCGTGAAGGGCACCTATCACGTTGCGCATCCCCCGATCCGTGCGATTTCGCTGACGGAAAACGTGGCGCTTTACACCGCCATCGCCAATGATTTCCACTTCGAAAACGTGTTCTCGTTTCAGCTTCAGGCGCGCATGCGCCCAGAAGACATCCTTATCGCGGTGTCCTCCTCCGGCAATTCGGAAAATATCATCCGCGCCGTCGCACAGGCTCAAAAAATTGGTGCGAAAACCATTGGCCTGTCCGGTTTTGACGGCGGGCGTCTGAACGATATGTCCGAAATTCCGCTTCATGTCGCGGTCAACAATTACGGCGTCGTCGAGGATGCACATTCCGCCCTTTTGCATATCATGGTCCAGATGATTGGCCAAAAACGCGATGGTGTGAACGCCAAATAA
- a CDS encoding ABC transporter permease, producing MQLKSDLGKFTTFRVISALMLREMITSYGRNPGGYIWAVLEPVGGIVLLTIVFSFFVHLPPLGTSFSLFYFTGLMPFMLYMDVSGKVATSIRFSQPLLNYPRVTYFDAALARLLLNVMTQLLVFCILLCAIVWIEDIDLTLDLPLAGLSFLMASALAFGVGMLNAFLFSIFPIWERIWAIGNRPIFLVSGIFYLIDGLPSTAQSILWWNPLIHVLSIMRAAFYPSYNPAFVSPGFVFGLSLILCVAGVFFLRRYHRKILNELF from the coding sequence ATGCAACTGAAATCCGATCTTGGAAAATTCACCACCTTTCGCGTTATCTCCGCGCTGATGCTGCGGGAAATGATCACCAGCTACGGACGCAATCCGGGCGGCTATATCTGGGCCGTTCTCGAACCCGTCGGCGGCATCGTCCTTTTGACGATCGTGTTTTCCTTTTTCGTGCACCTGCCGCCCTTGGGCACATCGTTTTCCCTGTTTTATTTCACGGGTTTGATGCCCTTCATGCTCTATATGGACGTCTCCGGCAAAGTCGCGACATCCATCCGGTTTTCCCAGCCACTGCTCAATTATCCCCGGGTGACATATTTCGATGCGGCTTTGGCCCGCCTCTTGCTCAATGTGATGACGCAACTGCTGGTTTTTTGCATCCTGCTCTGCGCTATCGTGTGGATCGAAGACATAGACCTGACCCTTGATTTGCCCTTGGCCGGGCTGTCTTTTCTCATGGCCAGCGCATTGGCGTTCGGGGTCGGAATGCTGAACGCCTTCCTGTTTTCCATCTTTCCGATCTGGGAACGTATCTGGGCCATCGGAAACCGTCCGATCTTTCTCGTTTCCGGTATTTTCTACCTGATTGACGGCCTGCCCTCCACGGCACAATCCATCCTGTGGTGGAACCCCTTGATCCACGTCTTATCCATCATGAGAGCCGCCTTTTATCCGTCCTATAACCCCGCATTCGTCTCGCCGGGCTTTGTGTTTGGGCTGTCGCTTATCCTGTGCGTGGCCGGCGTATTCTTCTTGCGGCGCTATCATCGTAAAATCCTGAATGAGCTCTTTTAA
- a CDS encoding ABC transporter ATP-binding protein yields MIYLKGVAKQFSNAAASKTVLHETDFLFPAKKRVGLLGRNGAGKSTLLKIIAGTQDPDKGQVIREGAVSWPIGFAGSFHPHLTGAQNARFLARVYGMDTDAFSEFVEDFVELGNYYRMPVHSYSSGMRARLAFGVSMGVPFDIYLVDEITSVGDERFRAKCDAVFQTKLKGQSAIIVTHSLAFIRRNCDHVAILEKGQLTFYDDVEQGVAQHQANMKSG; encoded by the coding sequence ATGATCTACCTGAAAGGCGTCGCGAAACAGTTCTCCAACGCTGCGGCGTCCAAAACCGTATTGCACGAAACCGATTTTCTGTTTCCCGCGAAAAAGCGTGTTGGTTTGCTGGGGCGCAATGGGGCGGGCAAATCGACATTGCTCAAGATCATCGCGGGCACGCAGGACCCCGACAAAGGACAGGTGATCCGTGAGGGCGCCGTCTCCTGGCCGATCGGATTTGCAGGCAGTTTTCACCCCCATCTGACCGGCGCGCAGAATGCGCGGTTTCTGGCCCGTGTCTACGGCATGGATACGGACGCCTTTTCCGAGTTTGTCGAGGATTTCGTCGAGTTGGGCAATTATTACCGGATGCCGGTGCATTCCTACTCCTCCGGGATGCGGGCACGATTGGCCTTTGGCGTCTCCATGGGCGTGCCTTTCGATATCTACCTCGTCGATGAGATCACCTCCGTGGGGGACGAAAGATTTCGGGCCAAATGCGACGCCGTTTTCCAGACGAAACTGAAAGGCCAGTCGGCGATCATCGTCACCCACTCTCTCGCCTTCATTCGACGCAATTGCGATCATGTCGCCATTCTCGAAAAAGGCCAGCTCACCTTTTACGACGATGTCGAACAGGGCGTGGCCCAGCATCAAGCCAATATGAAATCCGGGTGA
- a CDS encoding sugar transporter → MSVHVPKASFKLRHALLVVSFAICVIIPTAITGIYMYFVAKDQFVSTASFSVRKEEGTTAVDLLGGISNFSSGPTKDLDILYDYVRSQQMFTILDEKLDLKELFSRHHADDPFFTVAPDATIEDYVKYWNRILEPSYSSAESIMTLKLRSFDPKDAQVVMQSILEESSRLVNELNAVATEDRISLARKELDISVERLRASRVAMSEFRTENNMVNPDVDIEGQMGVINALEVELASALIEQDLLSGASSAGSNPRIEASQRRIDAIKARIEDERSQLTGRSSDGLTDTIGQYESLMVDTEFATQAYLSAMAAYDSALTEAQRQSRYLAVHIPPTLAESSKEPKRGTLVAVVAIVSFLIWALGALIVYAFRDRR, encoded by the coding sequence ATGTCCGTTCATGTGCCAAAAGCGAGTTTTAAACTCCGCCACGCGCTCTTGGTTGTCTCTTTTGCGATCTGTGTGATCATTCCGACGGCGATCACGGGGATTTACATGTATTTCGTGGCGAAAGATCAGTTCGTCTCGACGGCCTCTTTTTCCGTACGCAAGGAGGAAGGCACCACTGCGGTCGATTTGCTCGGCGGCATTTCGAATTTCTCTTCCGGGCCGACAAAAGATCTGGACATTCTGTACGACTACGTGCGGTCCCAGCAAATGTTCACCATTCTCGACGAGAAACTGGATCTCAAAGAGCTGTTTTCCCGTCACCACGCCGACGACCCGTTTTTCACGGTCGCTCCCGATGCGACCATCGAGGACTATGTGAAATACTGGAACAGGATTCTGGAACCGTCCTATTCCTCCGCAGAAAGCATCATGACACTGAAGCTGCGCAGCTTCGACCCGAAAGACGCTCAGGTCGTGATGCAGTCGATTTTGGAGGAAAGCAGCCGGTTGGTGAACGAGCTGAACGCCGTCGCCACGGAAGACCGGATCAGCCTGGCGCGCAAGGAGCTTGATATTTCCGTCGAAAGGCTCCGCGCATCCAGAGTCGCGATGAGCGAGTTCCGCACGGAAAACAATATGGTGAACCCCGATGTCGACATCGAAGGTCAGATGGGTGTCATCAACGCGCTGGAGGTCGAGCTGGCCTCTGCTCTGATCGAACAGGATTTGTTGTCGGGAGCCTCGAGCGCCGGATCCAACCCACGTATCGAAGCCTCACAACGACGCATTGATGCCATCAAGGCCCGCATTGAAGATGAAAGATCGCAACTGACAGGCCGCTCCAGCGACGGGTTGACCGATACGATCGGGCAATATGAAAGCCTCATGGTCGACACGGAATTCGCCACACAGGCCTATTTGTCGGCCATGGCGGCCTATGACAGCGCCCTGACGGAGGCTCAACGCCAGAGCCGCTATCTTGCCGTGCATATCCCGCCGACGCTGGCAGAAAGCTCGAAAGAGCCGAAACGGGGCACATTGGTCGCCGTTGTTGCCATCGTGAGCTTTCTGATATGGGCCCTTGGCGCGCTGATCGTCTATGCATTCAGAGACCGGCGATGA
- a CDS encoding glycosyltransferase: MQRKAHILLIGGSGERSGVPRHLEFLTEALCEEAMLTVCTDLDEGGYSFLQDRSGIQWKVIRGLKTSLNPLRGLSAVLKIRRLIRQGDFDLVWAHSRMAVLYLRVLVRVSFLPDCVTYAVTYHGLPFTRGRSRRSRKIAVWLERFLSSGGHRVIPIFLTGGQMRAWSRATRCAAEGVVLGNCSRIQPKPARADMPNIVMTSRHSPQKNLLWAREIFKHLPAAFTMDLWGAGTQAPDLAAAFTARLDRGAMERLDFHGPTQDIAEALARGACFVLTSHYEGQPIAALEAMEAGLPIATPRIVGMGEILDRHPLAATLSLQDAKADAEAVARVTLAYLSDKEMWNAKIRQAWQGNFSYEAWAPQAREVTFGRLMPHVSED, encoded by the coding sequence ATGCAGCGCAAAGCCCATATCCTGCTGATCGGCGGCAGCGGCGAGCGATCTGGCGTGCCGCGGCATCTCGAGTTCCTGACCGAGGCGCTTTGCGAAGAGGCTATGCTGACGGTGTGTACCGATCTGGATGAGGGCGGCTACAGCTTTCTGCAGGATCGCAGCGGGATCCAGTGGAAGGTCATTCGTGGCTTGAAAACCTCGCTGAACCCGCTTCGAGGTCTGTCCGCCGTTTTGAAAATACGCCGCCTGATCCGGCAAGGCGATTTCGATCTGGTCTGGGCACATTCGCGCATGGCGGTACTATATCTGCGCGTTCTGGTACGCGTGTCGTTTCTCCCCGATTGCGTGACTTATGCCGTCACCTATCACGGTCTGCCCTTTACCAGAGGTCGCTCAAGGCGCAGCAGAAAGATTGCCGTCTGGCTGGAGCGCTTCCTGTCCTCCGGCGGCCACAGGGTGATCCCTATTTTCCTCACCGGCGGACAGATGCGTGCCTGGTCGCGCGCCACAAGATGTGCCGCTGAGGGCGTGGTCTTGGGAAATTGTTCCCGCATTCAACCAAAGCCCGCCCGCGCAGACATGCCGAACATCGTGATGACATCGCGCCATTCGCCCCAGAAAAACCTGCTTTGGGCGCGTGAGATTTTCAAACATCTGCCCGCTGCATTCACGATGGATCTGTGGGGCGCAGGCACACAGGCCCCGGACCTTGCAGCAGCCTTCACGGCCCGCTTGGACCGTGGCGCCATGGAACGGCTCGATTTCCACGGACCAACACAAGACATCGCCGAAGCCCTGGCCCGCGGGGCCTGTTTCGTGTTGACCTCGCATTACGAAGGGCAACCGATTGCCGCGCTGGAAGCCATGGAAGCGGGTCTGCCCATTGCTACGCCACGTATCGTGGGGATGGGTGAGATTTTGGACAGACATCCTCTGGCCGCCACGCTCAGCCTGCAAGATGCCAAGGCGGACGCGGAGGCTGTTGCGCGCGTGACGCTCGCCTATCTGAGCGATAAAGAGATGTGGAATGCAAAAATCAGACAGGCCTGGCAAGGCAACTTTTCCTATGAGGCCTGGGCACCGCAGGCACGCGAGGTTACCTTTGGGCGCCTTATGCCTCATGTGTCTGAGGATTGA
- a CDS encoding glycosyltransferase encodes MASGGAIVLALHAGTPHIGEQIDSFLAQTVRDWILVVSNDGPDDGALAKIESARQGFQNGLIVTSRKSYGFADNFLSALADVPEEVEWVALSDQDDVWLPQKLSRAVEALRRTPHDQPALYAASRLLWDPRTNKTWPTQISTSRGPSFANALVENVAPGNTIVFNRAALNILKPLAKDARRVFAHDWWIYQILTGVGSAVTIDAEPVVLYRQHGGNLIGETQSIVALIRRKWRALMGDFSRNMSLQLAALEPARHILTPENQRILEAFVSARAQKNPLLRLYRLMKSGAHRQSAAAHLSLLIAALLGKI; translated from the coding sequence ATGGCAAGCGGTGGCGCAATCGTTCTGGCACTCCACGCCGGTACCCCCCACATCGGCGAACAGATTGATAGCTTTCTGGCGCAAACCGTTCGGGATTGGATACTGGTCGTCTCGAATGACGGGCCTGACGATGGCGCTTTGGCAAAAATCGAAAGCGCGCGCCAAGGGTTTCAAAACGGTCTCATCGTCACGTCGCGCAAAAGCTATGGGTTTGCCGACAATTTTCTGTCCGCCCTCGCCGATGTGCCCGAGGAGGTGGAATGGGTGGCGCTCAGCGATCAGGACGATGTCTGGTTGCCTCAAAAGCTGTCCCGTGCGGTCGAGGCATTGCGCCGGACCCCACATGACCAACCCGCGCTTTATGCCGCCTCGCGGTTGCTTTGGGACCCGAGAACGAACAAGACATGGCCCACACAGATCTCGACCTCGCGCGGTCCGTCCTTTGCCAATGCCCTCGTTGAAAACGTCGCACCCGGCAACACGATCGTTTTCAACCGGGCCGCTCTCAATATTCTGAAACCCCTGGCCAAAGACGCACGCCGCGTGTTTGCCCATGACTGGTGGATTTATCAAATTCTGACAGGTGTGGGCAGCGCGGTCACGATCGACGCGGAACCTGTGGTTTTATACCGCCAACACGGTGGAAATCTCATCGGGGAAACCCAAAGCATCGTCGCCCTGATCCGACGCAAGTGGCGGGCGTTGATGGGAGATTTTTCCCGCAACATGTCGTTGCAATTGGCCGCCCTCGAACCGGCGCGGCACATCCTGACCCCGGAAAACCAACGTATCCTGGAGGCTTTTGTCAGCGCACGGGCGCAAAAAAATCCTTTGCTTCGCCTCTACAGGCTGATGAAATCGGGCGCACACAGGCAAAGCGCGGCGGCCCATCTGTCCTTGCTCATCGCGGCCTTACTGGGAAAAATCTAG
- a CDS encoding glycosyltransferase, whose protein sequence is MGSVFRLIYLKRFFRAIREEGVGTALRKAVFWTKFFLGGAAPSGFIARRYGVSSGYYLGGIWRDLAERQSFDASRNFKPKTPKVVVIGDLNLPQCKKYRVAQLSELFEIKGWQFDYSSIGDAPRAAELLQDATHLILYRVLMGKALSEVLYEARRLGIPVLYDIDDPLFSISAYATYENMKALPERLAVHFMDEAPKYALAMNACDMVSVSTPRLAEFARRYVMRPVVVRRNFADRSTLAACPAPESTPAEAGVFRMGFATGSQGHEMDLAVVADALAEFLSRAPGRKLMLIGQVNQKFIPEDLLPYCEFEPFTDYETYLAVLAKCDVVLLPLTDDMFNQSKSAVRALDAAAVARPVIASDVSDQKHFVLDGKTGILVSQGQSWLTALEQMAKDPTFCNAMGRAARANLTENWAAMDREPVAGADFWDFFS, encoded by the coding sequence GTGGGCTCAGTATTCCGCCTTATCTATCTGAAAAGATTTTTCCGCGCAATTCGGGAAGAGGGTGTTGGAACGGCTCTCAGGAAGGCAGTTTTCTGGACAAAGTTTTTTCTGGGCGGTGCGGCGCCAAGTGGCTTTATCGCCCGTCGCTACGGGGTGTCATCGGGGTATTATCTGGGCGGCATATGGCGCGATCTGGCCGAACGCCAGAGCTTTGACGCGTCCCGCAACTTCAAACCCAAGACGCCCAAGGTCGTTGTCATTGGCGATCTGAACCTGCCGCAATGCAAGAAGTACCGCGTTGCGCAATTGTCCGAACTGTTCGAGATCAAAGGCTGGCAGTTCGACTACAGTTCGATCGGGGACGCGCCACGTGCCGCCGAACTGTTGCAGGATGCGACGCATCTGATCCTCTATCGTGTCTTGATGGGCAAAGCGTTGTCAGAAGTTTTGTATGAAGCGCGCCGCCTTGGCATTCCGGTGCTCTACGATATTGACGATCCCCTGTTTTCCATTTCGGCCTATGCGACATATGAAAATATGAAAGCCCTGCCCGAAAGGCTGGCCGTCCACTTCATGGATGAGGCGCCCAAATATGCTCTGGCGATGAACGCCTGCGATATGGTGTCTGTCTCGACGCCGCGCTTGGCGGAATTTGCGCGGCGCTACGTCATGCGTCCTGTCGTGGTGCGCAGAAATTTTGCGGACCGCTCGACGCTTGCCGCATGTCCGGCACCTGAAAGTACACCCGCCGAGGCCGGTGTGTTCCGCATGGGCTTTGCAACCGGGTCTCAGGGGCATGAGATGGATTTGGCGGTTGTGGCCGATGCGTTGGCCGAGTTCCTCTCACGCGCTCCCGGGCGCAAGCTGATGTTGATCGGGCAGGTGAACCAAAAGTTTATTCCCGAGGACCTGTTGCCCTATTGTGAATTCGAGCCGTTCACGGATTACGAGACCTATCTCGCTGTTCTTGCCAAATGCGATGTGGTTTTGCTGCCCTTGACGGATGACATGTTCAATCAGTCCAAAAGCGCAGTGCGGGCTTTGGATGCTGCCGCGGTCGCGCGTCCGGTCATCGCGTCGGATGTTTCGGATCAAAAGCATTTCGTTTTGGATGGAAAGACCGGCATTCTGGTGTCGCAAGGTCAAAGCTGGCTGACGGCGCTTGAGCAGATGGCAAAGGATCCGACGTTTTGCAACGCGATGGGGAGGGCGGCGCGCGCCAATCTGACTGAAAATTGGGCCGCCATGGACAGGGAGCCGGTGGCCGGTGCCGATTTCTGGGACTTTTTTAGCTGA
- a CDS encoding glycosyltransferase: MHVVVVNIHFAPFTYGGATIVAEEVAKALVARHDVTVSAISTICREDLEPYAVMRTTSEGFDSYLINIPAKCSFENTYSNVALNAAITRLWGRLSPDVVHVHCVQRIGADVVRLAKEAGYKTVLSVHDYWWLCERQFMVRTDGAYCDQDAIDLSVCAHCVPNIRKTQKRQAHLFKAMAAADLITFPSQHARDLHVASGLRALADKMVIWHNGVRLPEAAFFVQQKARRDADKRVVFGFVGGPSQLKGWPLIRDAFAGLGRDDFRGLLVDGGDVASWWPSERRAELWQLKGDWSIVEKYSQDTMDGFYAQIDVLLFMSQWKETFGLTIREALSRGIRVIQTDSGGTTEHPALDADRLIPIGASAERLQQEITACLEADLSHPIAGIESYSDQADNLMAWLSEPERSEA, translated from the coding sequence ATGCATGTCGTCGTCGTCAACATACATTTCGCGCCTTTCACCTATGGCGGTGCCACGATCGTGGCGGAGGAGGTGGCGAAGGCGCTTGTCGCGCGTCATGATGTGACGGTGAGTGCCATTTCCACCATTTGTCGTGAGGATCTCGAGCCCTATGCTGTCATGCGCACGACCAGTGAGGGGTTTGACAGCTATCTGATCAACATCCCGGCCAAATGTTCCTTTGAAAACACCTACTCCAATGTGGCCCTGAACGCGGCCATCACGCGGCTTTGGGGGCGTCTGTCCCCGGATGTCGTACATGTTCACTGTGTTCAGCGTATCGGAGCAGATGTCGTGCGGCTGGCGAAAGAGGCCGGGTATAAAACGGTTTTGTCCGTTCACGATTATTGGTGGCTTTGCGAACGCCAGTTCATGGTGCGCACGGATGGTGCCTATTGCGATCAGGATGCGATTGACCTGTCAGTTTGTGCGCATTGCGTTCCGAATATCCGGAAAACCCAGAAGCGTCAGGCGCATCTTTTCAAGGCAATGGCTGCTGCCGACCTCATCACCTTTCCGTCGCAACACGCACGTGATCTGCATGTCGCCTCCGGGCTTCGTGCACTGGCCGATAAAATGGTGATCTGGCATAACGGTGTGCGATTGCCGGAAGCGGCATTTTTCGTGCAGCAAAAGGCGCGTCGGGATGCGGATAAGCGCGTGGTGTTCGGATTTGTCGGCGGACCGTCCCAACTCAAGGGGTGGCCATTGATCCGGGATGCCTTTGCCGGATTGGGTCGGGACGATTTCCGTGGTCTTTTGGTCGACGGTGGCGATGTCGCCTCCTGGTGGCCTTCGGAACGTCGTGCGGAGTTGTGGCAACTGAAAGGCGACTGGTCCATCGTTGAAAAATACAGTCAGGACACGATGGATGGGTTCTATGCGCAAATCGACGTTTTGCTGTTCATGTCGCAATGGAAAGAGACCTTTGGCCTGACCATTCGGGAGGCCTTGAGCCGGGGGATACGGGTGATCCAGACGGACAGTGGCGGAACGACCGAACATCCGGCTCTGGATGCAGATCGGCTCATTCCGATCGGCGCTTCCGCTGAACGTCTGCAACAGGAGATCACTGCCTGTCTGGAGGCAGACCTATCGCATCCCATCGCGGGGATCGAAAGCTATTCGGATCAGGCGGATAACTTGATGGCATGGCTGTCTGAACCGGAGCGTTCTGAGGCCTAG